The sequence CCAAAATGATAGGGTTCCATCTATTCCTTCAGGTGGCATTACCTCGAAGTGTAAAACATCAAAGATAATATCAAACTCTATGCGTCCTTGTTTGTCGTTGCCCTTTCCCGTTGCGAAATTACAGTAGTAAATCCCAGTCGCTAAACGTAAATCTCTCAAAACTAGCCGATAAGTTCCAATCTCCCCTTGCTGCAAGGATTGTCCCTCTTCACTGAAAAAGTTACCAATCGGAGTTCCGTCAACACGACACAAGGTCATACTAAAGCGAAATTTATCAATACTCTCATTTCCACGAACAGTAATTTTCAGATATATATCTGCATCCGCAGGAACTAGTTTAGTAGGGCAATTCTCAAGTTCTAGGGTTAAAAACTCTACTTGGCGATTTAAATCTGGAAACCGTCGAGGTAAAACTTCCGCATTATAAATGTGAGTAGATCGATCAACCGAAGAATTAAAATACTTTTCAATGGCAGTAGTTGTATCTTTAATAGTTAATATTTTACCTTTCTCTAACACAACTCCTGTATTTGTTAATTGTTGTACTGCTGTCATATTATGACTTACAAATAATACTGTTCTACCTTCACGAGTGGAAACATCTTCCATCTTCCCCAAACATTTTTTCTGAAACTGAGCATCCCCCACCGCCAAAACTTCGTCCACAATCAAAATCTC is a genomic window of Fortiea contorta PCC 7126 containing:
- a CDS encoding ABC transporter ATP-binding protein produces the protein MSDTVIKVENLGKKYILGHQQQERYTALRDVIANRAKGLVNAVQNSKGKSQHNQEEFWALNDVSFEIKEGDRVGIIGRNGAGKSTLLKILSRITEPTKGSIKIKGRVASLLEVGTGFHPELTGRENIYLNGAILGMSREEIKRKFDEIVAFAEVEKFLDTPVKRYSSGMYVRLAFAVAAHLEPEILIVDEVLAVGDAQFQKKCLGKMEDVSTREGRTVLFVSHNMTAVQQLTNTGVVLEKGKILTIKDTTTAIEKYFNSSVDRSTHIYNAEVLPRRFPDLNRQVEFLTLELENCPTKLVPADADIYLKITVRGNESIDKFRFSMTLCRVDGTPIGNFFSEEGQSLQQGEIGTYRLVLRDLRLATGIYYCNFATGKGNDKQGRIEFDIIFDVLHFEVMPPEGIDGTLSFWSPAWGSIRFKEPIVTRIY